A genomic window from Mobula hypostoma chromosome X1, sMobHyp1.1, whole genome shotgun sequence includes:
- the LOC134340412 gene encoding keratin, type I cytoskeletal 18-like, with protein MSTMRYSSMSSYGGPMYSHTVRRSGAPQFSASSVSGVGSRLSVSRISSAYNRPSGFGGASGMVSSNIGGISNQKETMQDLNDRLANYLEKVRNLESANAKLELQIKEHMDSREASTHDLSVYEKPLNDLRQQVFDMTVENARLLLQIDNARLAADDFRVKWESELSIRQSVESDINGLRKVIDDTNIGRLQLETEIEALKEELVYIRKNHEEEVKALHSQISVSSVQVEVDSPRGQDLTKIIAEIRDQYEKVAQKNKEDAENWFKNQIETYTVEVQQNNDALDGAKGQVSDLRRQIQSLDVELQSLLSMKNSLEGTLRDTEHRYEMELQQLNGQIALKESDLMQLHEEMQANANEYKKLLNIKMKLEAEIATYRRLLDGEEVGGLVESTKGAASQTIKKTVVTTQKMVDGKLVSENEVHIK; from the exons ATGAGTACAATGAGATACTCTTCTATGTCCTCTTACGGTGGTCCTATGTACAGCCACACTGTGCGGAGGTCTGGAGCCCCGCAGTTCAGTGCGAGCAGTGTTAGTGGTGTCGGCTCACGCTTATCGGTGAGTCGCATTTCCTCCGCCTATAACCGGCCTAGCGGCTTCGGCGGTGCTAGCGGCATGGTCAGCTCTAACATAGGGGGAATTTCCAACCAAAAGGAAACAATGCAAGACCTGAATGACCGGCTAGCCAACTACCTGGAAAAAGTGCGCAACTTAGAAAGTGCCAACGCCAAGCTGGAGCTCCAGATCAAGGAGCACATGGACAGCAGAGAAGCCAGCACCCATGACCTGAGTGTTTACGAGAAACCGCTGAACGATCTTCGCCAGCAG GTCTTTGATATGACGGTGGAAAATGCTCGTTTGTTACTGCAGATCGACAACGCTCGGCTGGCCGCGGACGACTTCAGAGTGAA GTGGGAGTCAGAGCTTAGTATCAGACAATCCGTGGAGAGCGACATCAACGGATTGCGCAAAGTCATCGACGACACCAACATTGGGCGCCTGCAGCTGGAGACCGAGATCGAAGCTCTGAAGGAGGAGCTCGTTTATATCAGAAAGAACCACGAGGAG GAAGTCAAAGCCCTCCACTCCCAGATCAGTGTCTCCAGTGTGCAGGTTGAAGTGGACTCTCCTCGGGGCCAGGATTTGACTAAGATTATTGCAGAGATCAGGGATCAATACGAGAAAGTTGCTCAAAAGAACAAAGAGGATGCAGAaaattggttcaagaaccag ATAGAGACCTATACAGTTGAAGTCCAACAAAATAATGATGCTCTTGATGGTGCAAAGGGCCAAGTGTCTGATCTACGGCGCCAGATACAGTCTCTGGATGTGGAACTGCAGAGTCTTCTGAGCATG AAAAATTCCCTGGAAGGCACTCTTAGAGATACGGAACACAGGTATGAGATGGAGCTGCAGCAATTAAATGGCCAGATTGCCTTGAAGGAGTCTGATTTAATGCAACTCCATGAAGAAATGCAGGCCAATGCCAATGAGTATAAAAAACTCCTGAACATCAAGATGAAGCTGGAGGCTGAAATAGCAACATACAGACGTCTGCTGGATGGAGAGGAAGTTGG TGGGCTTGTTGAATCAACAAAAG GTGCTGCATCCCAAACTATCAAGAAGACTGTAGTCACCACTCAGAAGATGGTTGATGGCAAGTTGGTGTCAGAGAATGAGGTCCACATCAAGTGA
- the LOC134340411 gene encoding keratin, type II cytoskeletal 8-like isoform X1 — MSSHFSYSSKKFSSQSYVPSSAMQRASSIRSVGLLAAAPPQRMAIRPLSLEVPQFEDGQAFQELRIQEKEQIKGLNNQFASFIDKVRALEQRNKQLEMHWQLLQEKGVRTSNIDNLYQVYANNLKQQIDALAQEKMRLGGDLDNVQGLVEDYKTKYEDEINMRTEKENEFVMIKKDVDESYLNKVELEAKLENLTDEINFLKEIFDEEIHDLQAQIKNTAVTVEVDTSRNLDLGNIINEVRAQYEGMVNKMRQENMVTCEMKFSDMKKNSGKCADELRVVKTEITEMQRQNGRLTSEIQALKQQKDALEAAISEAEDRGKRAIIDAKNRITELQNAIEKNNQEMIRQVREYQELMNTKLALDIEIATYRKLLEGEESRLSKPVNVTLHQSVKNYSYPVMHFESAVHGGLESSGTVKSLIVKTIETKNGKTLSESSILQRR; from the exons ATGTCCAGCCATTTCTCGTACTCCAGCAAGAAGTTTAGCAGTCAGTCTTATGTACCTAGCTCGGCAATGCAGCGGGCTAGTTCGATCCGCTCAGTCGGGTTACTGGCTGCAGCGCCGCCGCAGCGGATGGCTATCAGGCCCTTGTCACTGGAGGTGCCTCAATTCGAGGATGGTCAAGCTTTCCAGGAGCTCCGCATTCAAGAGAAAGAGCAAATCAAAGGACTTAACAACCAGTTCGCAAGCTTCATTGACAAG GTACGAGCACTGGAACAACGCAACAAGCAGCTGGAAATGCACTGGCAGCTGCTGCAGGAGAAAGGTGTGCGCACTTCCAACATCGATAATCTGTACCAGGTTTATGCCAACAATTTGAAGCAACAGATCGACGCCCTGGCCCAGGAAAAAATGCGCCTGGGAGGCGACCTAGACAACGTGCAGGGCCTGGTGGAAGACTACAAGACAAA GTATGAAGATGAAATTAACATGCGCacagaaaaagaaaatgaatttgtCATGATCAAGAAG GATGTTGATGAAAGCTATCTCAACAAGGTGGAGTTGGAGGCGAAGCTCGAGAACCTGACTGATGAAATCAACTTCCTGAAGGAAATATTTGATGAG GAAATCCATGACTTGCAAGCACAGATCAAGAACACTGCTGTCACTGTGGAAGTTGACACCAGCCGTAACCTGGACCTTGGCAATATCATCAACGAAGTCCGGGCGCAGTATGAAGGAATGGTGAACAAAATGCGCCAAGAAAACATGGTTACGTGTGAGATGAAG tTCAGCGATATGAAGAAGAATTCTGGAAAATGTGCAGATGAGCTCCGTGTTGTGAAGACTGAGATCACAGAAATGCAAAGACAAAATGGAAGACTAACTTCTGAAATCCAGGCTTTGAAGCAACAA AAAGATGCGCTAGAGGCTGCAATTTCTGAGGCAGAAGACCGTGGAAAAAGGGCCATTATTGATGCTAAGAACCGCATTACTGAACTTCAGAATGCCATTGAGAAAAACAACCAAGAAATGATCCGCCAAGTGCGAGAGTACCAGGAGCTGATGAACACCAAGCTTGCCCTTGACATTGAAATTGCCACTTACAGGAAACTGCTTGAAGGAGAAGAGAGCAG GTTGTCAAAGCCAGTGAACGTAACTTTGCACCAATCAGTAAAAA ACTATTCATATCCAGTAATGCATTTTGAGAGCGCAGTCCATGGTGGCCTGGAATCAAGTGGAACAGTCAAATCTCTTATTGTCAAGACAATTGAGACCAAGAATGGGAAGACACTCTCTGAGTCATCTATTCTTCAAAGAAGATGA
- the LOC134340411 gene encoding keratin, type II cytoskeletal 8-like isoform X2 — MSSHFSYSSKKFSSQSYVPSSAMQRASSIRSVGLLAAAPPQRMAIRPLSLEVPQFEDGQAFQELRIQEKEQIKGLNNQFASFIDKVRALEQRNKQLEMHWQLLQEKGVRTSNIDNLYQVYANNLKQQIDALAQEKMRLGGDLDNVQGLVEDYKTKYEDEINMRTEKENEFVMIKKDVDESYLNKVELEAKLENLTDEINFLKEIFDEEIHDLQAQIKNTAVTVEVDTSRNLDLGNIINEVRAQYEGMVNKMRQENMVTCEMKFSDMKKNSGKCADELRVVKTEITEMQRQNGRLTSEIQALKQQKDALEAAISEAEDRGKRAIIDAKNRITELQNAIEKNNQEMIRQVREYQELMNTKLALDIEIATYRKLLEGEESRLFISSNAF; from the exons ATGTCCAGCCATTTCTCGTACTCCAGCAAGAAGTTTAGCAGTCAGTCTTATGTACCTAGCTCGGCAATGCAGCGGGCTAGTTCGATCCGCTCAGTCGGGTTACTGGCTGCAGCGCCGCCGCAGCGGATGGCTATCAGGCCCTTGTCACTGGAGGTGCCTCAATTCGAGGATGGTCAAGCTTTCCAGGAGCTCCGCATTCAAGAGAAAGAGCAAATCAAAGGACTTAACAACCAGTTCGCAAGCTTCATTGACAAG GTACGAGCACTGGAACAACGCAACAAGCAGCTGGAAATGCACTGGCAGCTGCTGCAGGAGAAAGGTGTGCGCACTTCCAACATCGATAATCTGTACCAGGTTTATGCCAACAATTTGAAGCAACAGATCGACGCCCTGGCCCAGGAAAAAATGCGCCTGGGAGGCGACCTAGACAACGTGCAGGGCCTGGTGGAAGACTACAAGACAAA GTATGAAGATGAAATTAACATGCGCacagaaaaagaaaatgaatttgtCATGATCAAGAAG GATGTTGATGAAAGCTATCTCAACAAGGTGGAGTTGGAGGCGAAGCTCGAGAACCTGACTGATGAAATCAACTTCCTGAAGGAAATATTTGATGAG GAAATCCATGACTTGCAAGCACAGATCAAGAACACTGCTGTCACTGTGGAAGTTGACACCAGCCGTAACCTGGACCTTGGCAATATCATCAACGAAGTCCGGGCGCAGTATGAAGGAATGGTGAACAAAATGCGCCAAGAAAACATGGTTACGTGTGAGATGAAG tTCAGCGATATGAAGAAGAATTCTGGAAAATGTGCAGATGAGCTCCGTGTTGTGAAGACTGAGATCACAGAAATGCAAAGACAAAATGGAAGACTAACTTCTGAAATCCAGGCTTTGAAGCAACAA AAAGATGCGCTAGAGGCTGCAATTTCTGAGGCAGAAGACCGTGGAAAAAGGGCCATTATTGATGCTAAGAACCGCATTACTGAACTTCAGAATGCCATTGAGAAAAACAACCAAGAAATGATCCGCCAAGTGCGAGAGTACCAGGAGCTGATGAACACCAAGCTTGCCCTTGACATTGAAATTGCCACTTACAGGAAACTGCTTGAAGGAGAAGAGAGCAG ACTATTCATATCCAGTAATGCATTTTGA